The following proteins are co-located in the Chryseobacterium daecheongense genome:
- a CDS encoding catalase: MKKDAQNNQKIEQLESLSTSNDNEMLTTNQGLKINDNQNSLKAGERGPTLLEDFILREKITHFDHERIPERIVHARGSGAHGVFKLTKSLSQYTKARFLSEIGKETPVFVRFSTVAGSRGSTDLARDVRGFAVKFYTDEGNYDLVGNNMPVFFIQDAIKFPDLIHAVKPEPDNEIPQAASAHDTFWDFISLMPESMHMIMWLMSDRAIPRSFRMMEGFGVHSFKLINEEGKSHFVKFHFKPRLGVHSVAWDEALKISGADPDFHRRDLWEAIESGSFPEWDLGVQLVPEEDEHRFDFDLLDPSKIIPEEIVPVEIVGTLTLNRNPDNFFAETEQVAFHPGHLVPGIDFSNDPLLQGRLFSYTDTQLSRLGSPNFHEIPINRSVNTVHNNQRDGHMRQQIVKGKVSYEPNSIGGGCPFQAMMKEGGFVSHQEPVSGAKIRSRSKSFVDHYSQAKLFYNSQSDPEQRHLQNALIFELSKVTIPAIRERLVGQLAFIDEKLASIVANKLGVKVKKPEQPNQSIPADADPKELQSEEREPEISKSEALSMENTVKDTIKSRIIGFIMGNGTDAKSTTRLKNLLEKNGAQVQIIGPSVAPVTADDGTSFIPKHSLTSTKSVCFDALLLCPGELSEKELLSPENKHAVLNFINEAYQHCKALYFGAGTDNLYANSNVAHKKHEDPAIIKASDQNSEDRFIDAIARHRVWHLETERNS; encoded by the coding sequence ATGAAAAAAGATGCACAAAATAATCAAAAGATTGAACAACTGGAATCATTAAGTACCTCTAACGACAACGAAATGTTAACGACGAACCAGGGGCTTAAAATTAATGATAACCAGAATTCGCTAAAGGCAGGAGAAAGGGGACCCACCTTACTGGAAGATTTTATTCTCAGGGAGAAAATCACCCATTTCGATCATGAGCGTATACCCGAAAGAATAGTTCATGCGAGAGGTTCAGGAGCTCATGGCGTTTTTAAATTAACAAAAAGTCTTTCCCAATACACGAAAGCTAGATTCCTCAGTGAGATAGGTAAAGAAACTCCAGTTTTTGTCAGGTTTTCAACGGTTGCAGGTAGCCGGGGAAGCACAGACCTGGCAAGGGATGTAAGAGGATTTGCTGTAAAATTCTACACAGATGAAGGAAATTATGATCTGGTGGGGAATAATATGCCTGTATTTTTTATTCAGGATGCTATAAAGTTTCCTGATCTTATCCATGCCGTAAAACCGGAACCCGACAACGAAATTCCGCAAGCTGCTTCAGCACACGATACTTTCTGGGATTTTATTTCTTTAATGCCGGAAAGCATGCACATGATCATGTGGCTGATGAGCGACAGAGCCATCCCAAGAAGTTTCAGGATGATGGAGGGATTCGGTGTCCATTCTTTTAAACTGATTAATGAGGAAGGGAAATCCCATTTCGTGAAATTTCACTTTAAGCCAAGGCTGGGAGTACATTCTGTTGCATGGGATGAAGCCTTGAAAATTTCAGGTGCAGATCCGGATTTTCACAGGAGAGATCTTTGGGAGGCCATCGAATCGGGAAGTTTTCCTGAATGGGATCTGGGGGTACAGTTAGTGCCTGAAGAAGATGAGCATCGTTTTGATTTTGATCTTTTAGATCCTTCCAAAATTATTCCTGAGGAAATTGTTCCCGTAGAGATTGTAGGAACTTTAACTTTAAATAGAAATCCTGATAATTTTTTCGCTGAAACAGAACAGGTCGCTTTCCATCCCGGACATCTTGTTCCCGGAATAGACTTCAGTAATGATCCTCTGCTTCAGGGTAGGTTGTTTTCATATACAGATACCCAGTTATCCAGGTTAGGTTCACCCAATTTCCATGAAATTCCTATTAACAGATCTGTAAATACCGTACACAATAATCAGCGTGACGGCCATATGAGACAACAGATCGTTAAAGGAAAAGTAAGTTACGAACCCAATTCTATAGGAGGTGGATGTCCTTTCCAGGCTATGATGAAGGAAGGAGGATTTGTTTCTCATCAGGAGCCAGTCTCAGGAGCTAAAATAAGATCCAGAAGTAAGAGTTTCGTTGATCATTATTCTCAGGCAAAACTGTTCTATAACAGTCAATCTGATCCGGAACAGCGCCATTTGCAAAACGCTCTTATTTTTGAACTTTCTAAAGTAACCATTCCTGCAATCAGGGAAAGGTTAGTAGGTCAACTAGCATTCATTGATGAAAAGCTGGCTTCCATTGTAGCAAATAAATTAGGGGTAAAAGTTAAAAAACCTGAGCAACCCAATCAAAGTATACCGGCAGATGCGGATCCGAAAGAATTGCAAAGCGAGGAAAGGGAACCTGAAATTTCGAAATCAGAGGCCTTAAGCATGGAAAATACGGTTAAAGATACTATTAAAAGCAGGATCATTGGATTTATAATGGGGAACGGAACAGATGCTAAATCAACAACCCGGCTGAAAAACCTTCTTGAAAAGAATGGTGCTCAGGTACAGATCATAGGTCCGAGCGTAGCACCCGTGACAGCTGATGATGGTACTTCTTTTATTCCCAAGCATTCTCTCACCAGTACAAAGAGTGTATGTTTTGATGCGTTATTGCTTTGTCCGGGAGAACTGTCTGAAAAAGAGCTTTTGAGCCCTGAAAACAAACATGCAGTCCTCAACTTTATAAACGAAGCGTATCAACACTGTAAAGCTCTTTATTTTGGAGCTGGAACGGATAACCTTTATGCTAATTCTAATGTAGCTCATAAAAAGCACGAAGACCCTGCGATTATAAAAGCATCGGATCAGAATTCAGAAGATCGGTTTATCGACGCTATTGCCCGTCATAGGGTGTGGCATCTGGAAACGGAAAGGAATTCTTAG
- a CDS encoding glutathione-dependent formaldehyde dehydrogenase, with protein sequence MKAAVFHAPGKITCDTVDDPVIQDSNDIILKVTSTAICGSDLHMYSGGLPQVRPMVMGHEFMGIVEELGKGITHLNIGDRVVVPFPVACGGCFFCQHDLPGACENSNPEHYGPEGGILTEKGGGLFGYTDLYGGYDGGQAQYVRVPYAHFGPRKVADNLTDEQVLFLTDIFPTGYTGVMWGELKGGETVAVFGAGPVGSMSVKSAILHNAKKVIVIDTLQYRLDQIKRLTGCETILWEDVKNTIEQIRDMTDGRGADLCIDAVGFEPERDLLDRAKAVLNFEKGSIKVLEACMSAVRRGGTVSILGVYPVNYDNFKLGQIFDKGITLKAGQAPVHPIIDKLMKHVEHGEVKLDDIITHRLGLDEVAKGYEIFDKKEDGCVKVVLDPWKV encoded by the coding sequence ATGAAAGCTGCAGTTTTTCACGCACCAGGTAAAATTACCTGCGACACAGTAGACGATCCCGTTATTCAGGATTCAAATGATATCATTTTAAAAGTAACCTCTACAGCCATTTGCGGAAGTGATCTTCATATGTATTCAGGGGGATTACCACAAGTTCGTCCTATGGTCATGGGACATGAATTTATGGGAATTGTAGAGGAACTGGGTAAAGGCATCACCCATCTGAACATTGGAGACCGGGTGGTTGTTCCATTCCCCGTTGCCTGTGGAGGCTGCTTTTTTTGTCAGCACGATCTGCCGGGTGCTTGTGAAAACAGTAATCCGGAACATTATGGACCAGAAGGCGGAATCCTTACCGAAAAAGGAGGAGGCTTATTCGGGTATACGGATCTTTATGGCGGTTATGATGGTGGGCAGGCACAATATGTAAGGGTTCCCTATGCTCATTTCGGACCCAGAAAAGTAGCCGATAACCTTACCGATGAACAGGTTTTATTTCTTACCGATATTTTCCCGACAGGCTATACCGGCGTTATGTGGGGCGAATTAAAAGGTGGAGAAACAGTAGCGGTCTTTGGGGCCGGACCCGTTGGTTCCATGTCGGTAAAAAGCGCCATTCTTCATAATGCCAAAAAGGTCATTGTAATTGATACTTTACAGTACAGGCTGGATCAGATCAAAAGGCTGACGGGCTGTGAAACCATTTTATGGGAAGATGTCAAAAATACCATTGAACAGATCAGGGACATGACGGACGGGCGGGGAGCCGATCTTTGCATTGATGCTGTTGGTTTCGAACCTGAAAGAGATTTGCTGGACAGGGCAAAAGCCGTCCTGAATTTTGAAAAGGGATCAATCAAGGTATTGGAGGCCTGTATGAGTGCGGTAAGACGTGGAGGAACCGTATCTATTCTGGGGGTCTATCCTGTGAATTACGATAATTTTAAACTCGGACAGATCTTTGATAAAGGAATCACTTTAAAAGCAGGACAGGCTCCTGTACATCCCATTATAGACAAACTGATGAAACATGTAGAACATGGGGAAGTAAAACTCGATGATATTATCACCCATCGTCTCGGGCTGGATGAAGTGGCCAAAGGCTATGAAATCTTCGACAAAAAAGAAGATGGCTGTGTGAAAGTCGTCCTGGACCCATGGAAAGTATGA